One Acidimicrobiia bacterium genomic window, CGCAAGCCGGTCTTGAGCTGTCGACCCAGCTCGAAGAGCTGTCGTCACCGGTCCTGGAGTTCATCCGCGACAGGTGCTGCATCGGCGCGGAGTTTCAGATCTCGCGCGCTGATTTGTTCGATGCCTGGAGGTCGTGGTGTGTCAAGAACGGCGTCGCCGCGGGCACGTCCGCGACCTTCGGCCGTGACCTGAAGGCAGCTCAACCACACGTCACCTCGGCGCGACCGCGGACCGGTGATGGGGACCGAACATGGATGCATCGAGGCATTGGTCTGCGCGCTGCCGAGTGAGACGCGCGGTCCACGCGGTCCAGGAGCTCGCCGACCTTCGACTGGAACGAGAGATGCGCTACCGAGGAGGACGCCGTGGAACCATTCGATAAAGACCTCGTCGCAGCCAAGAGCGATCGCTACGAAAGGCCACTCGACCTGAGTGAGGCTGCGACCGCAATGCTCGTGCATCTCGGGCCATTTGGTCCGGAGACGTTCAGTTGCACGGATCCGTCGGACATCGAGTACGGCGCACCGTGGAGGGAGGT contains:
- a CDS encoding primase-like DNA-binding domain-containing protein; protein product: QAGLELSTQLEELSSPVLEFIRDRCCIGAEFQISRADLFDAWRSWCVKNGVAAGTSATFGRDLKAAQPHVTSARPRTGDGDRTWMHRGIGLRAAE